From Lycium ferocissimum isolate CSIRO_LF1 chromosome 12, AGI_CSIRO_Lferr_CH_V1, whole genome shotgun sequence, one genomic window encodes:
- the LOC132038981 gene encoding putative GDP-L-fucose synthase 2 has product MAIDTSAKIYVAGHRGLVGSAVVRKLNQLGFNNLLLRSHSDLDLTNQSDVDTFFSTNQPDYVILAAAKVGGIHANKTYPADFITLNLQIQTNVIVSSFKYKVKKLLFLGSSCIYPKFAPQPIPENALLTAPLEETNEWYAIAKIAGIKMCQGYRIQHDFDAISAMPTNLYGTNDNFHPENSHVLPALLRRFHEAKINNVDQVVVWGSGSPLREFLHVDDLADAVIFLLENYSDVEHVNVGSGNEVSIKELAELVKDVVGFKGELIWDSTKPDGTPRKLLDNSKIAALGWKPKISLRDGLVDTYTWYVENYGKQ; this is encoded by the coding sequence atggCAATAGATACTTCAGCCAAGATCTACGTCGCCGGCCACCGTGGACTGGTCGGTTCTGCCGTAGTCCGTAAACTCAACCAATTAGGTTTCAACAACCTCTTACTCCGTTCACATTCCGATCTCGATCTCACTAACCAATCAGATGTCGACACGTTCTTCTCCACCAATCAACCTGATTACGTCATCCTCGCCGCCGCAAAAGTCGGCGGTATTCACGCAAACAAAACATACCCAGCTGATTTCATAACCTTAAATCTTCAAATCCAAACAAACGTCATCGTTTCATCATTTAAATACAAAGTTAAAAAGCTTTTGTTTTTAGGTTCTTCTTGTATTTACCCTAAATTTGCCCCACAACCAATTCCCGAAAATGCCCTTTTAACTGCACCATTAGAAGAAACTAATGAATGGTATGCTATTGCAAAAATAGCCGGTATTAAAATGTGTCAAGGTTATAGGATTCAACATGATTTTGATGCTATTTCTGCAATGCCAACAAATTTGTATGGTACAAATGATAATTTCCATCCTGAAAATTCACATGTTTTACCTGCTTTATTACGTAGATTTCATGAAGCTAAGATTAACAATGTTGATCAAGTTGTTGTTTGGGGTAGTGGTTCACCATTAAGGGAGTTTTTACATGTTGATGATTTAGCCGACGCGGTTATATTTTTGTTGGAGAATTATAGTGATGTGGAACATGTTAATGTGGGGAGTGGAAATGAAGTTAGTATTAAGGAATTAGCTGAATTGGTTAAGGATGTTGTGGGGTTTAAAGGGGAGTTAATTTGGGATTCGACTAAGCCAGATGGTACACCAAGAAAGCTTTTGGATAATTCTAAGATAGCTGCATTGGGTTGGAAACCGAAGATTTCGCTTCGAGATGGTCTTGTTGATACTTACACATGGTATGTGGAGAATTATGGGAAGCAGTAG